A window of Rhodospirillaceae bacterium contains these coding sequences:
- a CDS encoding DNA polymerase III subunit chi — protein MLAKEVRFYVFTKLSLVKVLKELLEKTLMRGQRAVVLVSTKDEVESLCSSLWTVEQKAFLPHGSAVDGRPERQLVWITHQLENPNQASVAFIIPGFIIPITTPFALLIILVDGLNSQEIETSNAKFLDYRSQGLNVKYYLQNESGKWQEKT, from the coding sequence GTGTTGGCAAAAGAAGTTCGATTTTATGTGTTTACAAAACTTTCTCTTGTTAAGGTCTTAAAAGAACTTTTAGAAAAAACCTTAATGCGGGGACAACGTGCCGTTGTCCTCGTATCTACCAAAGATGAGGTGGAGAGTCTATGTTCGAGTTTATGGACGGTAGAACAAAAAGCTTTTCTTCCCCATGGTTCAGCTGTTGATGGTAGGCCAGAGCGGCAATTGGTTTGGATTACGCATCAATTAGAAAATCCTAATCAGGCATCTGTCGCATTTATCATTCCTGGCTTTATAATACCCATAACAACACCATTTGCTTTGCTTATTATTTTGGTGGATGGCTTAAATTCACAAGAAATTGAAACCAGCAACGCTAAGTTCCTTGATTATCGTTCTCAAGGCTTGAATGTTAAATACTATTTACAAAATGAATCTGGCAAATGGCAGGAAAAAACATAA
- a CDS encoding leucyl aminopeptidase has protein sequence MKVNFVKSSSATAGTVVVGVFEEGNFGSHVQKFDQQSQGIIAKTIQYHNRFKKNLGEFVCISSPNHLSFDRLIVAGLGKKSAFTERSAENLGGHIFNQLISVNEKESTCILDEFEASDKKPANINELAAHIAYGVQLKNYRFSKYKTNIKPQDKPILEQLTIVVPDPVAAKKFYEPLEKTLEGIYLTRNLVSEPGNVIYPKSLAEAAQSLTQLGVKVEVFGIAEMKKLGMNSLLGVGQGSAHESQLLVMEWPGADKAAQPVAIVGKGVTFDSGGISIKAAANMEEMKTDMAGAATVIGLMRTLAARKSKARVVGLAGLVENMPSGTAQRPGDVVTSMSGQTIEVINTDAEGRLVLADVLWYCQQRFKPKVMIDLATLTGAIVVALGHHYAGLFSNNQTLVDQLIDASKKVSEPIWHMPLHDHYDKMINSDIADVKNSVNRGSAGSITAAHFLQRFVKDTAWAHLDIAGVAWTESEYPTTPKGATGFGVRLLNRFIADQYE, from the coding sequence ATGAAGGTTAATTTTGTAAAATCTTCAAGTGCAACTGCTGGGACAGTGGTTGTTGGAGTATTTGAAGAAGGTAATTTTGGCAGCCATGTTCAAAAATTTGACCAGCAAAGTCAAGGGATTATCGCTAAAACCATACAATACCACAATCGTTTTAAAAAGAATTTAGGCGAATTTGTTTGCATCAGCAGCCCCAATCACCTGTCATTTGATCGATTAATTGTGGCAGGATTGGGAAAAAAATCAGCTTTTACGGAGCGAAGCGCTGAAAATCTTGGCGGTCACATTTTCAACCAGTTAATATCAGTTAACGAAAAAGAAAGCACTTGTATATTAGATGAATTTGAAGCATCTGATAAAAAACCCGCGAATATCAATGAATTGGCGGCACATATAGCTTATGGTGTGCAATTAAAAAACTATCGTTTTAGTAAATATAAAACTAACATAAAACCCCAAGATAAACCCATCCTTGAGCAACTGACCATCGTGGTGCCAGATCCTGTTGCTGCAAAAAAGTTTTATGAGCCTTTAGAAAAAACATTGGAAGGGATTTATTTAACCCGTAATTTGGTTTCTGAACCAGGGAATGTGATTTATCCTAAAAGCTTAGCCGAAGCTGCCCAATCTTTAACTCAATTAGGGGTTAAAGTAGAAGTATTTGGTATAGCTGAAATGAAAAAGTTAGGTATGAACTCCTTGCTTGGTGTGGGTCAGGGAAGCGCTCATGAGAGCCAACTACTAGTCATGGAATGGCCGGGCGCTGATAAAGCAGCGCAGCCGGTTGCAATTGTCGGCAAGGGTGTAACTTTTGACAGCGGCGGCATTTCAATTAAAGCGGCTGCCAATATGGAAGAGATGAAAACTGATATGGCAGGTGCTGCAACCGTCATTGGTTTAATGAGGACTTTGGCCGCCAGAAAATCAAAAGCCCGAGTTGTGGGTTTGGCCGGTTTAGTCGAAAACATGCCTTCCGGCACCGCCCAACGCCCAGGTGACGTTGTAACATCCATGTCTGGACAAACAATTGAAGTGATCAATACGGATGCGGAAGGCCGATTGGTTCTGGCTGACGTTTTGTGGTATTGCCAGCAACGTTTTAAACCAAAAGTGATGATTGACTTGGCTACTTTGACAGGTGCGATCGTGGTAGCTTTAGGACATCATTATGCGGGGCTTTTCAGTAATAACCAAACCCTTGTGGATCAATTAATCGACGCTTCAAAAAAGGTTTCGGAACCAATTTGGCATATGCCTTTACATGATCATTATGACAAGATGATTAATAGTGATATTGCTGATGTTAAAAACTCAGTAAACCGGGGCAGCGCAGGCAGTATCACAGCTGCCCATTTCTTGCAACGCTTTGTAAAAGATACTGCTTGGGCTCATTTGGATATTGCTGGTGTTGCCTGGACTGAGAGTGAATATCCAACTACTCCCAAAGGTGCAACAGGGTTTGGAGTAAGGTTGTTGAACCGTTTTATCGCCGATCAATACGAATAA
- a CDS encoding peptidylprolyl isomerase: MLHVRFVFLVTIYTFANLICSPFTYAQTGLSIVATVNDDIVTELDLQQRISLVLLSSRLENTAQVRHDIAPQVLRLLIDDRLKLQEARRNNITVSDRELQSQLENIAGQNNLTIKQFSEVLAQNGIYIQSLAENFRAEIAWSKLISMKLRSSITIGQSDIERSYENLQKNAGKTQYHLYEIFLIADNPKQLDEVRQSAELLSRQARTGANFLLLAKDFSQAASAANSGEVGWIFADQLDENLRKVLVTLKAGEASQPIRTGYGYYIIFVSEQRLAPGLNPNDMGLSLARLYLPFSSKMTASERDTIVAKAKKIASQANNCDQFVRLAEETNTEIPSALPKLALSDLPANFQNALKGLNNEEKTQPIVTNEGVIILMICQTFTALQYQKEKIAQQLTLERLEQSARSYLRDLRRFAVINYRR, from the coding sequence GTGCTACATGTCCGATTTGTTTTTCTGGTAACGATTTATACATTTGCAAATTTGATTTGCAGTCCGTTTACCTATGCTCAGACTGGCTTAAGTATTGTGGCGACTGTAAATGACGACATTGTTACAGAATTAGATTTGCAACAGCGTATATCTTTGGTTTTATTATCTTCAAGATTAGAAAATACGGCGCAAGTCAGACATGACATTGCTCCACAAGTGTTACGGTTATTAATCGATGACCGCTTGAAACTGCAAGAAGCCAGAAGGAACAATATTACGGTCAGTGATAGAGAATTACAATCACAACTAGAAAATATTGCCGGACAAAACAATTTAACAATCAAGCAATTTTCTGAAGTTCTCGCACAGAACGGGATTTATATACAATCTTTAGCAGAAAACTTTAGGGCAGAGATTGCCTGGTCAAAACTTATTTCCATGAAATTACGATCCTCTATAACAATTGGGCAATCGGATATTGAAAGAAGTTATGAAAATCTTCAAAAAAATGCTGGTAAAACACAATATCATTTATACGAAATTTTCCTTATCGCTGACAATCCCAAACAACTGGACGAAGTCCGGCAATCAGCTGAATTATTAAGTAGACAGGCAAGGACAGGGGCGAATTTCTTATTATTGGCTAAAGATTTTTCTCAAGCAGCAAGTGCCGCAAATAGCGGAGAGGTAGGATGGATTTTTGCTGACCAATTAGATGAAAACCTTCGGAAAGTTTTAGTAACGCTTAAAGCGGGCGAAGCTTCCCAACCAATCCGCACAGGTTATGGTTATTATATTATTTTTGTTAGTGAGCAACGGCTTGCCCCAGGCCTCAATCCAAATGATATGGGCTTATCATTGGCCAGATTATATTTGCCTTTTTCAAGTAAAATGACTGCATCAGAACGTGATACAATCGTTGCAAAAGCAAAGAAAATAGCTTCCCAAGCTAATAATTGCGATCAATTTGTAAGATTAGCTGAGGAAACAAATACAGAGATTCCTTCGGCACTTCCTAAATTAGCCTTATCCGATTTACCGGCCAATTTCCAAAACGCTTTGAAGGGTTTAAACAATGAGGAAAAAACCCAGCCCATCGTAACTAATGAAGGGGTTATTATTTTGATGATTTGTCAAACATTTACGGCCTTGCAATACCAAAAAGAAAAAATAGCTCAACAATTAACCCTTGAACGATTAGAGCAGTCGGCCAGAAGCTATTTAAGGGATTTAAGGCGTTTTGCAGTGATAAATTATCGTCGTTAG
- the rsmA gene encoding 16S rRNA (adenine(1518)-N(6)/adenine(1519)-N(6))-dimethyltransferase RsmA: MKNKKNNGRTGSVIFAKHSLGQHFLLDKNITRKIVNQVSGLRLSHIIEIGPGHGTLTRALLEAGAKEVWAIEKDQRLIEPLQLLSKEFSGRLHVIHEDALKIDTPSICPEPRQIVANLPYNVGTELFIRWLHQSHAYQSMTLMFQKEVADRIIAQPFSKQYGRLSVISQFLMHSKKLFDLPPSAFVPPPKVHSSVVQLKPNLIIERIPLLEKIEKITAAGFGNRRKMLRQSLKSLTPHLAEWLKNCDVPETARAEELSIEKFFLLAKSLS; the protein is encoded by the coding sequence ATGAAAAATAAAAAAAATAATGGTAGAACGGGTAGTGTGATATTTGCCAAACATAGTTTAGGGCAGCATTTTTTATTAGATAAAAACATTACGCGCAAAATTGTCAATCAAGTTTCAGGTTTACGTTTAAGCCATATAATTGAAATTGGTCCCGGCCACGGCACTTTGACGCGAGCACTATTAGAAGCGGGGGCCAAAGAAGTTTGGGCGATCGAAAAAGACCAACGGTTGATTGAGCCATTGCAGTTGCTGTCGAAGGAATTTAGCGGCAGGCTTCATGTTATCCATGAGGATGCTTTAAAAATTGACACACCATCGATTTGTCCCGAGCCCCGTCAAATTGTTGCCAATCTTCCTTATAATGTGGGAACAGAATTGTTCATCAGGTGGTTGCATCAATCCCATGCCTATCAATCCATGACATTAATGTTCCAAAAAGAGGTTGCTGACCGAATTATCGCCCAACCTTTTAGCAAGCAGTATGGTAGGTTAAGCGTAATCAGCCAGTTCCTGATGCATTCCAAAAAACTTTTTGATTTGCCGCCCTCTGCTTTTGTTCCGCCTCCAAAGGTTCATTCATCCGTTGTTCAATTAAAACCAAATCTTATAATCGAAAGAATTCCTTTATTGGAAAAGATTGAAAAAATTACGGCAGCAGGTTTTGGGAATCGCCGAAAAATGTTGCGTCAATCGTTGAAATCTTTAACACCCCATCTTGCAGAATGGCTCAAAAATTGTGATGTGCCCGAAACCGCTAGAGCTGAGGAACTAAGTATAGAAAAATTTTTTCTATTGGCGAAGAGCCTATCCTAG
- a CDS encoding DUF2066 domain-containing protein: protein MSHRIFSLSLVLLTVIFICGGYGAQAQSVYQVTDVPVDVTAKDAAVARQQAFNKAQRNAFDILISRMSLSVEDTVNLANLSFTEITTLIQDFEVINEKSSSVRYIATLSFQFKADAVKKLFRQYNIDFVETVSDRTLLLPVFSEGFKEILFEESNVWLNTWKTGLPKFSFLMPILPLGDIEDIESVSFIDNKLQIEGNAYRFLADKYQVSKVILVKLSMIDENSSKVEITTFAKEGLANSEEIMLDLPFSSYQALVNATIAHLDQQWKIEHVINHDSVNSAKFSVTFESSATWYEIRQKINKISLIEKLDLIRIGTHQIDLEIQFNGSNDKFIQAIRNTGLDIKELGISSYLITKP, encoded by the coding sequence ATGTCGCATAGGATATTTTCACTTTCTTTGGTTTTGCTTACTGTCATTTTTATTTGCGGGGGGTATGGTGCCCAAGCACAAAGCGTCTATCAAGTGACTGATGTTCCTGTTGATGTCACTGCCAAGGACGCCGCTGTGGCTCGTCAGCAGGCTTTTAATAAAGCACAACGTAATGCTTTCGATATACTTATATCCCGGATGTCATTATCAGTAGAGGATACGGTTAATTTAGCCAATCTTTCATTTACAGAAATCACCACGTTAATTCAGGATTTTGAAGTCATTAACGAAAAATCTTCCTCAGTACGGTATATCGCTACCCTGTCTTTTCAGTTTAAAGCTGATGCTGTTAAAAAATTATTCCGGCAATATAACATTGATTTTGTAGAAACCGTTAGCGACAGAACATTGTTGCTGCCTGTTTTCTCCGAAGGTTTTAAAGAGATTCTTTTCGAGGAAAGCAATGTCTGGCTCAATACTTGGAAAACCGGTCTTCCTAAATTTAGTTTTTTGATGCCCATTTTACCGTTGGGAGACATTGAAGATATAGAATCTGTATCATTTATTGATAATAAGCTGCAGATTGAAGGTAATGCTTATCGTTTTTTAGCGGACAAATATCAAGTATCCAAAGTTATTTTAGTAAAGCTTTCTATGATTGATGAAAATTCTAGTAAAGTTGAAATAACAACTTTTGCTAAAGAAGGATTGGCTAATAGTGAGGAAATTATGCTTGATTTACCTTTCTCTTCTTATCAAGCACTTGTCAATGCAACCATCGCTCACCTTGATCAGCAATGGAAAATAGAACACGTGATTAATCATGATTCAGTTAATTCAGCAAAATTTTCTGTAACATTTGAAAGTTCGGCCACGTGGTATGAGATAAGACAAAAAATTAATAAAATTTCTTTAATAGAAAAATTGGATCTTATCAGAATCGGCACCCACCAAATTGACTTGGAAATTCAGTTTAATGGCTCCAATGATAAATTTATTCAAGCAATTCGGAATACGGGATTAGATATCAAAGAATTGGGAATATCTTCCTATCTTATAACTAAACCATAG